From a region of the Choristoneura fumiferana unplaced genomic scaffold, NRCan_CFum_1 Sck3bRy_112;HRSCAF=298_pilon, whole genome shotgun sequence genome:
- the LOC141444977 gene encoding uncharacterized protein isoform X2: protein MDEDLKRLVAARGQLKASITRMINYKRSLGDGPEAGTVDPIIIKQKRDRLAKIFTDYNESNLEIMMLDPADTENIQEIEDKVDELNGFFSSIIDNAMSNSSPRFSDSVPSSRDSAPSARNGVGFRLPRIQLHKFNGEKTVPQLWKPWERVHL from the exons ATGGACGAGGACTTGAAACGACTAGTAGCAGCCAGGGGGCAACTCAAAGCGTCTATAACGCGCATGATTAATTACAAACGAAGCTTGGGTGATGGGCCGGAGGCAGGTACAGTGGACCCTATAATTATCAAACAAAAAAGAGATCGACTCGCAAAAATTTTTACCGACTACAATGAGTCTAACTTAGAAATTATGATGTTAGATCCAGCTGACACCGAAAACATCCAAGAAATTGAAGACAAGGTGGATGAACTCAATGGGTTCTTCTCAAGCATCATTGATAACGCGATGTCGAACTCTTCGCCGCGTTTTTCCGATTCTGTGCCTTCCTCTCGTGATTCTGCTCCATCTGCCCGAAATGGAGTAGGATTTCGCCTTCCGCGCATCCAATTGCACAAATTTAATGGCGAG AAAACCGTGCCGCAGCTCTGGAAGCCTTGGGAGAGAGTTCACCTGTAA
- the LOC141444977 gene encoding uncharacterized protein isoform X1, which translates to MDEDLKRLVAARGQLKASITRMINYKRSLGDGPEAGTVDPIIIKQKRDRLAKIFTDYNESNLEIMMLDPADTENIQEIEDKVDELNGFFSSIIDNAMSNSSPRFSDSVPSSRDSAPSARNGVGFRLPRIQLHKFNGEVGGYQSFISLFISVIDTDKNLSSCEKLYYLKAHLEGEALTLINYLPLTAESYSIALDLLKQRYDNKRQLINHHISSIIESPPMQRTSAACIRNLVSSVKQHLGALTNLGAPTSHWDLVIIAILSKKIDQYTLRAYHLENQNNSELPQLNDFLTFLENRAAALEALGESSPVKRRSSLVSINNPKPVKTIKCLASRATAGITRRARPTKHPFRVHSCREAS; encoded by the exons ATGGACGAGGACTTGAAACGACTAGTAGCAGCCAGGGGGCAACTCAAAGCGTCTATAACGCGCATGATTAATTACAAACGAAGCTTGGGTGATGGGCCGGAGGCAGGTACAGTGGACCCTATAATTATCAAACAAAAAAGAGATCGACTCGCAAAAATTTTTACCGACTACAATGAGTCTAACTTAGAAATTATGATGTTAGATCCAGCTGACACCGAAAACATCCAAGAAATTGAAGACAAGGTGGATGAACTCAATGGGTTCTTCTCAAGCATCATTGATAACGCGATGTCGAACTCTTCGCCGCGTTTTTCCGATTCTGTGCCTTCCTCTCGTGATTCTGCTCCATCTGCCCGAAATGGAGTAGGATTTCGCCTTCCGCGCATCCAATTGCACAAATTTAATGGCGAGGTAGGTGGTTACCAGagctttatttcactttttatcAGTGTCATTGATACTGACAAAAATTTAAGCAGTTGTGAAaagctttattatttaaaggCACATTTAGAAGGTGAAGCCTTAACGCTCATTAACTATTTGCCACTTACGGCAGAGAGCTATTCTATCGCCCTTGATCTTTTAAAGCAACGCTATGATAATAAAAGGCAATTGATAAATCATCACATTTCCTCGATCATTGAATCACCTCCCATGCAAAGAACTTCTGCTGCTTGCATCCGCAATCTGGTTTCTAGCGTTAAACAGCATCTGGGTGCTTTGACAAATTTAGGTGCTCCAACTTCGCACTGGGATTTAgttattattgcaattttaagtaaaaagatTGACCAGTACACACTGAGAGCTTACCATTTGGAGAACCAGAATAATAGTGAATTGCCTCAACTTAATGACTTCTTAACCTTTTTAGAAAACCGTGCCGCAGCTCTGGAAGCCTTGGGAGAGAGTTCACCTGTAAAGCGTCGTTCTAGTTTAGTTTCAATTAACAATCCTAAGCCTGTCAAAACTATTAAAT GTCTTGCTTCGCGAGCAACTGCCGGTATCACCAGGCGGGCTCGTCCTACAAAACACCCGTTTCGGGTACATAGCTGCCGGGAAGCTTCCTGA